CATCGTGCGCAGTGGCGACACCGGAGAGCGCATCGCCATCGTTCCAGTCACCGGTGTCATCACCAGCTATGGGCTCAGTGCGGAGCAAAATATGGTGACGCGGATCAAGAAACAGTTCGACCTCGCCGCTGCCGATTCCCGCATCAAGGCGGTCATTCTCCACATCGATTCCCCCGGTGGCGAAGTGCTTGCCTCCGATGAAATCCACAAGGCTATCGTGGATTTCCAGGCCGACACCGGCAAACCCGTCATCGCCTCGATGGGCGGGATGGCCGCGTCCGGCGGTTATTACGTCGCCGCTCCGTGTCAGCTCATCGTCGCCAACAAACTCACCATCACCGGCTCTATTGGCGTCATTATGCAGTCCATAAATTTACACGGGTTGATGGATAAAGTCGGGGTCCAAGCGGTTACCATTAAGAGCGGCGCCAACAAAGATATGCTTTCACCCTTCAATCCGCCGGAGGACACTAGCGATGAGCAACAAAAAATTCTGCAGGATTTTATCGATTCCACTTACGAACAATTCGCCACCATCGTCAAGGATGGCCGCGAAAAGAAAGGTCGCCGTACGAACAAACATGCTAAAGAATTAGTCGCTGATTGGAAGGACTACGCCGATGGCCGCATCCTTACCGGTGCGCAAGCGCTCGAGCTGGGGATGGTGGATAAGCTCGGCAACTTCGACGCCGCCATCCGCCTCGCCGAAGATATCACCGGCATTCCCGAGGACACCGCCCGCCTTGTGCGGCATGATCCGCCCGTAGATTATTTGGGCATCTTCAACCTCTTCACCAAAAGCAGCACTCCGCCCGCGGGCAGCACCGTGAAGGTTGATCTCGGGCTCAACCCCATTTCGCTTCGGCCCGGATTGCCCTATTACATCGCCCCCCATCTTTTTGCCCAATAGTTTTTTTGAAAAACGTCCACCTCATCCAGCACCCCCTCGCGCAAGCACGGCTCGCCACCTTGCGCGACAAGACCACGCCGCATCCGGAATTTCGCCGCACCCTCGGCCAGCTCGGGCTGCATTTGCTGCACGAGGCCACCGCCGATTTGGCAGTTAAACAAAAGCGTGTGCGGAC
The genomic region above belongs to Limisphaerales bacterium and contains:
- the sppA gene encoding signal peptide peptidase SppA, whose translation is MSDHETNPTPPVLPQNPQPYPRSTGAGRWVFTFLFLTLGGILLLGGWFVSSVGEAMDSLAAPADLYSETIVRSGDTGERIAIVPVTGVITSYGLSAEQNMVTRIKKQFDLAAADSRIKAVILHIDSPGGEVLASDEIHKAIVDFQADTGKPVIASMGGMAASGGYYVAAPCQLIVANKLTITGSIGVIMQSINLHGLMDKVGVQAVTIKSGANKDMLSPFNPPEDTSDEQQKILQDFIDSTYEQFATIVKDGREKKGRRTNKHAKELVADWKDYADGRILTGAQALELGMVDKLGNFDAAIRLAEDITGIPEDTARLVRHDPPVDYLGIFNLFTKSSTPPAGSTVKVDLGLNPISLRPGLPYYIAPHLFAQ